The Ptychodera flava strain L36383 chromosome 14, AS_Pfla_20210202, whole genome shotgun sequence genome segment TACATGTACGTAAATGTGCAGATACAGGAAGGAACAAGGTTGATAAATCGCCAATGCGTCTTAAATGTCGGGTATGAAGTGCAGCGTAGATGCCAAGCGTCTGCTCTTCGATAGCGGCATGGACTGTGCCGGCGTACTATTACTATTATATTATTAGCATTTTTGCTTCCGAACTGATTCTAGATTATGAAATTAAGATATAAACAGTGTCCTCAGAAACTTTTGAGTCCTATAATCCCTGTTGTATACCGAACCATGGTATGACCATGGTATGACGGACCATATCCACAAAAAGTTGACTCACAGTTGCCGAAGCTCTTGTCAGTAATTTCGCATTCTGGATTCAGTGTGGCTAACAAAAGTGCTAAAATTACTTTAGTAGCTAAATGAgcaaataaaatcatcaaagtaatGACGATATAGAATAATAGCGCGAAACCTGCAGGGTTACTGATTACGGAGCGCTCACCTATGGATGAGCTTGATTTATTCTTTGCGACTGCCAACAATTTATACCAAGAGGCTCAAAGAAATCAATGCGAGGATTCTTGCGACTACGACGAAAGTTGACATCAGTGTCAGTGTCCAACTCTCGCTATATAGGACTGAacactctgcacaactgttgatcacagttGCACTCATCGCACTTCTggataatttcaaaaatatagttttcttttacagttaacgtccaaattatccatcacaAAATGGCACTTGTGTGGAAGTACATGCGCAGATACAATAAGGAACAagggttcaaaaacatgattagcaaaattagcaaaattaaaacggccaaacaaaatagtcgtttgttatatagcattaaaAAACATaacgtgaaaatttcagaaaaagtgacCCGACCAGAGtggagttttttttatttcacgtgcataaatgtgcatatttatttgcatttcaagGCCTCCAGCCCATACACAGAGGGGTTTATCAAATGACtgatacaaaatacacaaatattggAAGAGAAAAACATATGTATGTAGCATAAATGCTAACACAAAATACCACGAAATACATGGTTTTTCTTCtaagtaaaaaagttttaaaacatCTTCTCTCATTAGAAAGGTCTTGTGCACAAAATTACAAAGGTTTAAGACATCTGTAGAATCCTTTCCACtcattactttcaaaattttaaaaagttagGTTCTCTAGTTACATCTTCTCTCATTAGAAAGGTCTTGTGCACAAAATTACAAAGGTTTAAGACATCTGTAGAATCCTTTCCACtcattactttcaaaattttaaaaagttagGTTCTCTAGTTACATCGTCAAGTCAATATTGTTTTCTAGTTAGGTTCTCTAGTTACATCGTCAAGTCAATATTGTTTTCTTAGATGGTTGTACAGAGGACAAATTagtaaaaaatgatattcatcttTAACAATTCCACTAGAACAAAGTTGACAAACTCTAGCTTGAAAGTCAATGTTCTTGCGTCTTCCCTCCTCTTTTGCAAGttaacgttgtagagatgaacaGCGGAAGCaagcaaaattttgtaaaataattcGATTACaattgaaataaagatatttttctggttCGAGTAGACTCTTAAACTGTGTATAGATACGTAATTTGGGTTTCAATGATAAAATACCTTTCCATTGTTGCTTCAAGGTATCCGCTAATCTTGTTTCAAAAGCcgtaaaaaataatgttttattgCAAGCCAAAACCATAAGAACAAAGAATTTGTTTTCCAGATGTTGCCCATGTATATCTTGCCTACGGAGTCAAGGTTGTACAGCATTAAATATGCTTGTCTAGGGAGTCTTTCTGGAGACATTTCGGTAAGCTTCACCCAATAATGAATACAACGTTTTAGTGTATGAAAGAAAATTGGCAATCTACCACATTCACCTGTCACAGCTTCATTTGCTGTTTGACTTGGAACACCTAGTAATTTTCTACATCAATTTTTTCTATGACATCGTAAATATGAAAACCCCATATCTCTGAACCAtaacaaagaatcggcagaatcATTGCATCGAACTATTTAGAATGCGAGTGAAAAGTGAGGTATTGCAATTTCCATCTAGCgattgaaaatatatttaaagCTTTACTGGCTTGATTTGCTAGTGTATCGACAGCTTTTGACAAAGTGTTACGTGATGACAAAGTAAACCTAAGTATTTATAGTAAGacataattttaatttgaatatcCCCAAAATGCCATTTTTCCCGATGGGCTCTGTGGCCCCCTTTGCGAAAAATTACAATCTTTGTTTTGTCTAAATTTACCTTCATATGCCACTTGGCGCAAAACTTAAAAAGGATGCctattaaatattgtaaatttctgacagTCAGCAAAGATGACCACATCGTCAGCATACAATAAACTGAAAAGATCATACATGTATTGTGTCAACTGTACACCCATTGGATCGGACGGCATTATATTAACATTAGATTCAACTCCTCAATGAAGAAACTAAATAACATAGGACTAAGAATACAGCCTTGTCTGACACCGGCTGGGCaatcaaaatattcagacattaCATTTCCAGATCAAACACATGatttgatattactgtacatagaCTGTAAGATGTTATACATAATACTTTGACTCCCATTAACATAAGTTTATACAAACGAAGTGTATGGTATGGTTAAAGGCTTTAAAAAAATCTacaaataaacattaaaaatttccCCTTCTAATACTCAGATACTTTTGAATTATATCATGAAGGACAAAAATATTGTCGATGGTGCTGTGATTTTTCCTGAACCCAGCTTTGCAGTCAGGAAGAATATTGATTTTGTCTGACCAGTTTGTTAAGtctcttattcaaaattgatgtaaataTCTTCCCAAATGCATTCAAGAGCGATATATCCCTATAGTTATTAACATTACCCTTATCACCTTTTTTGAGGAGAGGGATTACTATAGCTATCGTCCATTCTGAAGGGAAGATTCAAGAAGTAAACTTTACTTTACAGGGTGGAGTTAAATTCTcaggaaatcttgaaatttcgagaaaagagaagccaggaaatcgggtggtttgcatacatttgcataaattaatacctCGTCATCAAggaacttacgactgcttgactaGCTTAAATTTGAACCCGGCCAATATTTTGATCTTGGATTATTCATTTGAGTTTGAAGATGCACTGTCGACGCTTATACATGGTCACTaatagtattgattcatgattagtaataagaaataaaatagaattaattgttacttgctataaATATTGGTAAGACTAATACGCATtgtgaaaacaataaaatcagaatGATACACGTATAGTTTACCCTCTGATATGAACAGTTTAAACAAGCTTTGTCAGACCCAGGCAAGTATAGATTTTCTCTTAATCTGTCCGAAAGTTGGACATAAATTGGCGTTTTTTTCATGATAACAACCCATTGTGTTTAATAAGAGATGTTTTGTGCCATCAtcatggtcccttccatatcacatgatgcaaacTCCAAACCTgcagcttttttcccatgattcaaattacatggcaactttctgtactattttatcggtttttgtaaaaaatctcgcgagttataaatggcgaaaatagcttttccggggtgaGTGACCACATttctagcacatatgtaaaaatcatccttggtgaacttcccctttaagatattattgatacggactggGACATCGGAGAGGGTCGCTTTTTTGTGCCTGAAGGCCCAAGTTTTCCTCTCAGGGCCATAAGGGTGCAAaaggttaatgaatcaaatcttaTGATTTTTTGTGGGGAGGGGGTCACACTTTACAATTGATAAATGGGGAGGGGTCAAATgtaagaaatttaatttggagggggtcgctttttaacatttcatttgtcgcttaagttccaccgacccccctccCTCCCCGTAAAAAAATGTTCCCCTAACGTTGCATTCCGTTTGTATGAATTATGAGTTATATATATGTAGTATCCTAGAATCCTAAAAGCATGCATGTAGGCTATACATTTATGTTAACATCTGCTGTTATGTTTTTGTATCATAGAGAGCATAGGTTACAGGGAGATTATACAATGAACACGATGTTGTTATCCTTACTTACAGTGTGCGAGCAAGATGGACAAGACCAAGATTAGTACCGGTGAAATAAACGAATGAAAAATCTTCCGTTTGAATTATTATTCATAGTCTTCTTGTGAAGCTTTAGGCCTATGCGTTTCATTTGACTCGACTGAGAACTGCAAAAATATTTacgacaaaaaaagaaaaaaaacacccAGAAGACGTTTTCTCGCCCATTTATTGGCAACTCTAAACGTCAATACATGGCTAACGTAAAAAGACAACACATGAGAAACGACCATAAAGCAAACCAACACCTAAATTACTCTTTTATCTTGTTCATAGTTTTCACATTTTACCATAAATTAACATATCATGATAGAAAATGGAAACAACAATGTCGTCAAGATACAAGCAAAATAACTGGAAATCAAATCTCTCAAGAAAATCTTTATATTAATTAGTCATCTCGGTGAACATTTCTATAGACCTGTAAAGAACCAGTTCACGTCAACTACTTGTCAGAAAGAGAATATCTACCCTTATCTTCGATTTATAGCTTCTTACAGTCATACATACTAAAGTACGGGTAGAATTTTATCAATTCAAAATAATTCTTGTATACTTCACAaatttttataaattagaaGAGGAAACCCTTCTACGGTATCGTTGTTAACGCAATGCAAATGAAGGCTGTTAAGATGATGAATGTAAGTCAGCCATTATGTAATTCAATTCTTAGTACATCCTAGTATgcaaatatttaacaaagtccataaactcaaaataatgATAATCATATTTGATATAGAATTACATTCCTAATGTCTTTTTGTtattcgaaaatttcaaaagtgaataaaatacaCTATTTTTTCGGATAAAATAGGAGAGTAAAGAAAATCTTCTCTTCAGTTAAAAAAACCATCTGATAGCAACAGTATCATATTTGTCGCGTTTTAGCGTCACAACAGCAATGTATCAGATAATTTGAAAACAGCTTACTCGTAACAACTTGGAATTACTTGCGTGTTTTTGCTGAAGAACAGTTCCGTCGGGAGCTATTATACCAACTATTTATTTTGTGTCGATAATGCTCGGTACCATTACCATATTAACTTCATACAACGTTCTTGTACTTTTTAGATATAAATCGCCGAGATATCTTATTGTGTTTTATATATTAATTACAATCACTTTTAATCAGGGTCCATCTGGTCAAACGCCTCACAGGTGTGATCGTCGTTTTCTGCGAAAAACACTTTGGCGAGAAGTGTGCCTTAGTTTGAAACCGTTCGTCGTATCCTCTTTCTGGAGACAGTATGCTTAGCGTGCTATACATTTGTTTCATTGGTAACTTCACTGATACGATGGTCTGAGTCTTCAGATGAACATAGATAATCCTTTTGCCCAAGCATATGCTTATTTATATAATGTAAGGTGAGCATTCTAACgagctgaaatgaaaaaaaaagaaagattaaaaAACATTTATGTAACATTCTGTAGGATTACGTGCACAATTAAGTAAACCGTTTCTCGGGATTTCGCAGCGATTGCTTCTGAGATTCGACAGCTCGATTAGTTTTTGTTTGATTCAGAATTTAACCCTACCGTACACTTtattttttcactgtatatatagCAAAGAGTATAAACAAATTACATGATACCTTTTTTTCATATATACAGGGCATTTCACTGGGTCCTCCTTTAATCCATTTTACACAACTCTTCAGGAACTCATACGTTGGGATGATGTTAAAGGGAGACGCTAACACAGGTCCCGCTATGAAATCCATCCAGATTTTTGACCTTTCAAATTTCCATTCGATGTCGATATTGTCCTACAGGTAATATGAAAGAAGTGCACAATTATGGAAACAGATGATTGCCATGATTTTAAATTAAATCacacttttgacattttgatttatTACAAGTGTCTTCAAGAGGGCTGAAAAGACATTTCATTTAAATGACTCCCGATCCCGTTTTACCCCATTCCGCAGAAACATCGTCAGATatatcactgcatgaaaacccaataattcagataaatgcacattaatgagttgcctgtattatagtgtaatacacgtgaattcacatgaaatcacatgaatacaggcttgctgaatacaaaaaatggattcttgactgtattcatctgtatttgcactcttcagctaaaatacaggcaataatccatgttaatacagtaagtattatagggttttcatgcagtgtataGCCTGTTTAAATGGTGTTGAATGCACTAAAACATCTCTTATGGGTCCGTATTACTGCAGACTAGAACAGGCTATAGCTGTACTTAAAGGTAATGCACGAGACGCTCCAATAGCACCCATACTTATATGATACAAGGAAAAGGTGATTTAAAAACAATAGAAAGGTCTTACATGGTAAAGTTCTGATTTGATTCTACCACTGACATTAAAgcataaatatttatgtaaacttCATAAAGTCTGTGCGACATCGTTACTACAGTAACATCGTGTGTGATTGCTCCTTTACTTTCTGTGCTCCATAAGCAAGTAATACGGAACTAAAATTCTGCAGATGACACAAGGCATACCACAGGAAAGTCAATCTGCAGTGGCATTAAATTTAGTCATTAATTCAAAATGTTTCCGCATTCAGACTTCGCTCCCCTATTGCGATCTTCGGAACATGTGTAGAGTTACGgtaattttttcttttgtttaggTCTTCCTAAAAATCACCATCTATACAGGCGAAGCACAAGCGCAGTGTCACAGTCGGTCTCTCCAATACGGGCTTCACATTTTACAAGATTGGAAGGAATTTCAACGCAACAAGTATTTCCGAGCAATCCGTTTGGTAAACAATACAATACTCAAAATGCCATCCAGTACTATGCGATTGAAATTATCTTTCATTCTTTTAAAATCTACCactgcattttgaatttgatacTTTCTTCACATGGAGTGAAATGTGACCATTTTCTGGAGCAAGTAGAAATTCTTGAGATTGAATGTGGTCCTCTCTTAGAGCAATGTTCAACGTTTTATCTATTGTTTCTCTTTGCCATTTACATTTGTGAGCACCCTACACGTTATCCAACACTTAATAAGTTTGCATTTTGATTCCTACTTTCGTGTTGatcaaaattatgacaaattcCGATCGCCCCTACAATAGTCTCTTATCTTGAGATGGTATCAACTAATCCTATAGGGTATGCGCAGTGAGACTAGGCTGATGCCAAAGGAAAGGTCAGAGGGTAAATTTCTCATtctatttttttacagttttgaatgTAATGTAAAGACAACTTCTTCCAAGAACTGCCTGAGGATAGATAGTAATTACGGCATTACCAAACAATGGTGGTGGTATTTATATAgaacaaaatataacaaaacaagtttttgaaattgtttgtAGTTTGAACGGAAACGAACTACAGATGCCTTCAAGACAAAATCTAGAGCCTATAGGCAGATTAGATGCATTCACTAAAATATTCAGATACGCCCCTGTGTGTATAAATCGCATTTTAACCACGAACCTGTATCTTGGTGAATGTGTCTGACATCATTGCAATGCATAGATTTAAGAGGATAAGCAATGTTAGGAAGCAAAACACGCAGTATAGGATATAACTGGTCGTAGTCGTGATGACCAAATGCGACTTCTCTAAAGTGAACACCGGAACACTTGTATTGGATGTATTACTTCCATTTGTTAAATTCGTATACCAGAGGTCATAAACGTCCATTTGATCCGTGGCATCTTTACCAAATATCGTCCAAAGCAAGGTAGCTATGCCCGTATAAAATCTGTTGACAAATAATCAGGTGAGTCATGTAACACGTCATTCCTTAACTTTCGCAAAAAATTTTGATTAGGATGATTTCTATTTTTGTTTATAACGAAATTTGGAGCTACGTCACATGATACTAGCAATTACTAAAGTCAGACTTAGGTGGCTACAAGGTACACTACACGCGCTATTCACAATTTTAGTATAATAACACAATTGCCTCGGTGCACAGTTTCAGCTTGCAAATTTTGAACTGTGACCTCTTAGCGACAGTGAAATGGTGAAATGTAATGGTGATACATGCAGAATACATCTACCAAATTTAATCATATGGAATAATTGCATAAGAGTTACGAATGGATAGCCTTTTCGAACAAAAAGGTAGGATTATTCTCTCATGATACTTGGCATTGTATTTTGACCAGTATTTgcgaaattttaaaaatcattgACCGAGCAACTGTGTAAGTAATTCAATTAGGATTTGACTCAGATGACTCTTGTACATTAAAGCTGACTGAAGTTTCCTCAAGATTTTTCATTAAAACTTTCAGAGACCATGAAGACTCTATGTTACGCATCCGAGTATTTTTATAGATATTGCTTCACGAACGCAGGATTAGACTCAGACAATGTATTACATTGTCGACACTTCTATGttaatttgtaaatgaaatttacataaaaattatCGTAAGGCAACATTTGTGAAAATACACGGATTTGTACACAGGTTCTTTAGATATATGTTACTTTGTAAATGTGATAATCGCAAAGGTTATCgagcttgtttccatggaaattcGCATCGGCACTTTCCATAAATTTAGGCAACTGACATACAAGTGGCCTTCGTGGTTTAGTAAAGAGACTTACTTTCCAAAAAAAATTTTGCTcttaaaattcttattttgttaTGCATTATAAATGAAAGAGAACTATGTCAAAGACGAGTTCTAACTTACGTTGAGAAGGCTGTTTTGCTACCATCTTCGGAGTAATAGTAATTGTGAAGAACGTGAAAACTCATGGCGAAGGAGAAGACCACGATGAGAAACAAACAGATAAAGGCAAAGACGTCGCCAGCCATAGACGTAAACGATAGGAGCATGGAACCAAGCTTTTCGTGAAGGTAAAAAAACTGCATTCCTCGTAGTAATGCCAATGTCACCAGTAATGAAGTTATGGTGAAATATATATTTCCATTTGCGTCTCCCAGTGAACTACTTTGCACTACTGTGCTAGCAAAGATAAGCAGCAGAACTGTTATGTCGAGCACGTTCCATAAATCACAACAATACTGCGAGGCACCCTGGCAGAAAGCTTGCTGCACCTCCCCTAGAAGAAAGCCCGTTGTCCAGATATACAACAACACGAATATAATACGCTCGCCTTGTGGTGAAAAAACGTGAACATGCTGACTTATAAGTGCTTCTTTGATGATCAAAAGACAGAGGAACGTAGCAAAGGAAATCATGCGCATAGTGAACTTTGTTTTTGGTGACGTGATGAATCTTGAGAGAGGTGAACATGGGATGAATATGTGCGAAAGGGCCAAGATTGGCTGCAATGCTCCACACATAATTAGCAGAAATATAACGTATATCAGCTTCCAACATATCCCAGATTTCTCTGCCCACAAAGGTTGACCGTCAATCCAGGCCGAGTGTATGACGTGTTGAGTCTTTGAGTCGGCAACGAACTGTATACCAAAACATAGATAGCACACATCAGTTCGATTCATTATCCCATAGCGTTGTTGAAATGAGAACGAAGGAGAACTTGAATTATCGTTTGACCAAACTATATTTCCGATTTCAACAATGCCGCTAGTTTCATTCTTCCTGTATCGTTTCCTTATCCTTTGTGGCACAATTTTATGAACGCAATGTGAAACTGACGGCATTGTTGAAATCGGGAATATTGTTAGGTCAAACGAGAATTTCAGTTCTCATTCCTTGAGTAAAAATGGATCAGCCAAAAATTACAGAACGTTTCTGATATGTAATTGAAATAACGAAACGCATAAGTGTCGcatttcaaagaatttttttgGAATTTATTGTTACATCGGTATTCAAATGTTGACCCTCATGGCAGAAGTGTAACTTTCTTTCTTCGTGGTCAGTCAGACCATTGTtacattttaaatgaaatagaaataaaaatggCTGAATGAAAGGTAGCGCAAAATGAATCGAAAGAAATCCAAAAACCAAAACTTTAAATGACCAACATCAGACCAGTAGTTCTTAGTGCAAAggtttttatgtttatttttcttctttcaatATCCTGATTGCATTGAAGGTAAAAGCTTAGCATCAATATCATGCCAATTACAAAGAAAACCCATACTATTTCCTTTCATTCAattgattcattcattttttgcaGCAACATCGGCTGTGTATTCATCAGGATAGTATGTTGGATGTATTATGCGGTGAAGATAATGAAAATGATCTTCTTTACAtaaagagaaaaattaaattccaCAGCAAGTCCTACCTATCCGTAATCCTACTTGTGcaatttatgcaaaaatattttattctattATTTCAAGGCCTGGTgacttaaaatttgaatttagatTATTTGTAGGtgtgataaaatttgttttatcgAATATTAATAAATACATCAGTGTCTTTTCATCAGTATGCACTGAAACATACTCCGTCCCCTATTTCTCCTAAGAGCGGCAAAGATTCTAGCTGAgctatgaaaataaatatcctGGTAAAATTTTTGCGGCGCCGTATTATTTGAAATCGTTCTATAGCAAAGGCTATATTCAATTATCGTTATTTGAAACGTTTTAATATAATAAGATAACATCTTTCATTTCTAAGTAGAGGtcgatgttatttactaatatTGCACTGCACATGGATAGCTCTATAGACAATTCCAGTTAAAATAATGTTGTTTGATTACATTTACCTTTTTCTGTTCTTTAACGAATGCTTCACGTAGGGTTTCCCAGTCCCCTTTGTTCCACCACCTTGTTTTCGATTTGCAACAATCTTGTAACAAGCTTGAAACTGTTTTCTTGTTCTTGCAGAGTTCCAACAACGCTACAGTAAAGTCATCTACACGGTCCACCAGTTTCAAATAATCCTCCTAGGTAATATTGAACAATTAAGGGAGCCTGTAGTTATTATGGGGGCGGGCAGGACGAAATTGAGAGGGTACATCATGTAAAATGTGATCCTCTCCCTGATGCCCCTTTCTAATATATGGCCCTCGACTGACATCCCTTTCCAAAGTGTGACTAAAGAGTAATAGAACTGCTGAGTTTGTTGTATTACAACCAAAGATATCAGAGGGAAATttgctaagggactggacagaaattacgaGGGGGCGGTATTTTTCGTGTAGGCATATTTAAAGcgtcatgaaatttcacacaTGCCTTTTGGGGAAGCTTTACGTTTTTGGGGCAGCTATTAGATGTCAAGACGTAGTTCTTCGTCCATACATATCAAATCATAGTATATGGGAGTCTAATGGGTGAAGTATTAATAACTTTCTCCTCCAACACTTAGTTATAGGTGTACTTTTATTATGTTTACtaaattatgtaaatgtactttgcttgaagtgggagaTAAAAGGTGCACGtgagtacaagaaatttgactttcGGATTAAAACGAAAGTgatgattcactatacatgctaatctatgagaaaactgttaagatttttttcccaaatataaaacttaacaatatctgtgcatttattgaCATAGAATAATTGATATATACGTACTTGATGTAACTGTACAAgagatttgattttggaatttcactgaaaattttgattcaccatacatggcAGTATTATTGAGAAGTTTCATTACACAATCATGCATACTTTGTATTTTATCCTAATCTTTATAGCAATGTAAAATGCGATAGAAAGGCTGGTTGTAAAATGTGGCCCTTCTTCAAATGCATCCGGCGTACTCCCTCAAAATAACTGAAGGCCCCTAAGTATGATAATTTATAGAAAGTTAAGATTACATAAGAGGCGGCAAAATATAACTCTTTATTACCAGTATCCAATGTATTAATAGTCCTGGTTCCTTGTAATTAAATGGCTCTTTCAGGCTTGTTCATCCTTTCACCGGTTCAAGGCAAAAAAATAGCCGTtcgtgtgcgtgtgtgtgtctgACGACTGCCTCTACAATTTCCGTATTTCTGACAGAAAGCGAAAAAGTAATCATCAAGCAGAATGAATAATCACCCATTTTAAACGCTTTCGTTTTGAATGCACCATTATATGCTACGTTCCAACAAAACAATACAGATTACTCACACTGTAAATCATGTGTATCCCACTTGATGTTGACATGGATCGTAACAATCTTGAAAAATGAAAAGCTGATAGCAGTGGATTTTCACTGGTGAAACAGATGTACGCAGGACTTGAAATTGCACCGTATTCCTTCAATCTCAGTAACCCAACTGTAATGTCTTCATCGTAAGCTGTATTAGAACCATTGTGTAAGgtcaaaaaactaaaataattTGGGACATACCTTCGAATATActtacaaacatacatgtacatttactgatatgtatgcaaaaacataaacaatcaGATACATAGCTTCCATCCACCTGTCCATCACtgaatccatccatccatccatcccatcCCATCCCTCCCCATCCTCCGTCTATACAAACATGCATGTACATCTACACATACGTATGCAAAAGcataaaaaattaatacataGTTTTTGCTATCGGTTTATCCATACGTCCATCCATTACAGCCTCCATGCCTCCATCAATCCCATCCTTCCTTCCTTCAtcaatacaaacatacatgtacatgtacaaatatgtatGCAAAGGCataacaaaaattaatatatttttttccatcCGTCCATCAATCAATCCTTCCTTCCCTCCATTATTacaatttatcaacaataataatcaacaacaacaacaacaacaacaacaacaacaataataataataataataataataataataatatttcttcttattattattgttattatcatcatcatcattatcatcaaagTAATTATCAAACTTCAAGGCCAAAAACTACTATATATTGATCTTATAACTATATTAAAGGGGGACGAGTCACATAATTGTTTATGAGCAATTTTCGTGATATTTCAATAACAGTGCAGAATACAACTTGCAACGAAGTAATTTTAGCCTATAACAAGTGTGAAATCAATGACGCATATAGAAGATGAAGATTGCATATATTAATATGAACGCGAATGGATACATCATCTGTATTTGCGCGCTCTTATCCTGTTCAGTTGATGTTACACAATCTCTTGTTGTTTGCTAGTAACTTTCTACTTGAAACGATTATTTCTGGCATTCGTCTCTTCCGAGAGCGATCTGCATGCTCACTTTGTTATAGACTCTATGTGTAATATTGACATTCCATTCGTTTTGTATTGATGCTATTGGGTTTTTTTTCCGATTGCCGTCTGATAACAAAACCGATACGAagtttcactgaacaaagcCAATGTACGTCTTGCGTTCTTGCAACGCAGACTTCGCTGACTGCACCTCAGTCTGCTTACATGAGCATTTACAATTGAGTTCAGTGCATGAACTCAGCCAGGCGTTCGTTTGACTCTCGTGTAATCGTCCATCTCGACTAGTCTCTCATAAAATAAGCACAAATTTGACGGAAACGAGTGTCTTTGCTGACATCTTGATTTGTACGATTACAGTGGAACTTTCAGGAAATCTGTTACGAATAATAACGGCCCCCTTCTGCACTCTTCAAGTGAATGGCTGTGGACCGAACTTGCTATGGACCTGTCTTACAGCTATAGTATAGTCTATTAAAATACTACACTCGGAATGTTGAATATGGTTTCACGTTGTT includes the following:
- the LOC139149108 gene encoding short transient receptor potential channel 4-like, with product MDSNEETFEFLKLTPKERLSIKRDIQSGREAEFIALVETGNVKEVEEWLQAEMVDVNCKVEVEGIQMTPLLIAAEKNDFQMVHLLLNKGAERLMEPKKNTAYDEDITVGLLRLKEYGAISSPAYICFTSENPLLSAFHFSRLLRSMSTSSGIHMIYSEDYLKLVDRVDDFTVALLELCKNKKTVSSLLQDCCKSKTRWWNKGDWETLREAFVKEQKKFVADSKTQHVIHSAWIDGQPLWAEKSGICWKLIYVIFLLIMCGALQPILALSHIFIPCSPLSRFITSPKTKFTMRMISFATFLCLLIIKEALISQHVHVFSPQGERIIFVLLYIWTTGFLLGEVQQAFCQGASQYCCDLWNVLDITVLLLIFASTVVQSSSLGDANGNIYFTITSLLVTLALLRGMQFFYLHEKLGSMLLSFTSMAGDVFAFICLFLIVVFSFAMSFHVLHNYYYSEDGSKTAFSTFYTGIATLLWTIFGKDATDQMDVYDLWYTNLTNGSNTSNTSVPVFTLEKSHLVITTTTSYILYCVFCFLTLLILLNLCIAMMSDTFTKIQDNIDIEWKFERSKIWMDFIAGPVLASPFNIIPTYEFLKSCVKWIKGGPSEMPCIYEKKLVRMLTLHYINKHMLGQKDYLCSSEDSDHRISEVTNETNV